A single region of the Solwaraspora sp. WMMD406 genome encodes:
- a CDS encoding CapA family protein has product MTAVLLVAVIGGIVALGGLERTTEPPQWQSAASPAGVIAAPSPTPEHEPEPEIITLSATGDIVLGNAPDRLPPDDGEGFFDSVTEALAADVVMGNLEEPLTEDTGTGKCGPNSTQCHQFRAPPRYAAHLREAGFTLLNQANNHGYDFGEAGYRNTQQVIEENGMQHTGAVDQIAVLDVDGVTVAVAGFSSYSPPNNSLIDLDAAAAVVRRADELADLVVVQVHMGAEGSEMTRVTPGTELFLGENRGDPMAFSRAVIDAGADLIVGHGPHVLRGMEFYQGRLIAYSLGNFAGGGGTLSNNGRLGWGGVLKVSLTTDGDWVDGEFVATFMNGNGLPTLDEQRRGLDLVRELSSSDFPQTGARFDDDGTIAPPSD; this is encoded by the coding sequence ATGACCGCCGTACTGCTGGTCGCGGTCATCGGTGGGATCGTCGCACTCGGCGGACTGGAGCGAACCACGGAGCCGCCGCAGTGGCAGTCGGCCGCTTCTCCGGCGGGGGTCATCGCCGCGCCGAGCCCGACTCCGGAACACGAGCCCGAGCCCGAGATCATCACCCTGTCGGCCACCGGCGACATCGTGCTCGGCAACGCCCCGGACCGGCTGCCCCCCGACGACGGCGAAGGCTTCTTCGACTCGGTCACCGAGGCGCTCGCGGCGGACGTGGTGATGGGCAACCTGGAGGAGCCGCTGACCGAGGACACCGGCACCGGCAAGTGCGGCCCCAACTCGACCCAGTGCCACCAGTTCCGCGCCCCGCCCCGGTACGCCGCGCACCTGCGCGAGGCCGGGTTCACCCTGTTGAACCAGGCCAACAACCACGGGTACGACTTCGGCGAAGCGGGTTACCGCAACACCCAGCAGGTCATCGAAGAGAACGGGATGCAACACACCGGCGCGGTCGACCAGATCGCCGTACTGGACGTCGACGGAGTGACCGTCGCGGTGGCCGGTTTCTCCTCGTACTCCCCGCCCAACAACAGTTTGATCGACCTCGACGCGGCGGCAGCCGTCGTCCGCCGCGCCGACGAGCTGGCGGACCTGGTCGTGGTGCAGGTGCACATGGGCGCCGAAGGGTCGGAGATGACCCGGGTGACCCCCGGCACCGAACTGTTCCTCGGCGAGAACCGGGGCGACCCGATGGCGTTCTCCCGCGCGGTGATCGACGCCGGCGCCGACCTGATCGTCGGGCACGGCCCACACGTACTGCGCGGCATGGAGTTCTACCAGGGACGGCTGATCGCCTACAGCCTCGGCAACTTCGCCGGCGGTGGCGGCACCCTGAGCAACAACGGTCGGCTCGGGTGGGGCGGGGTGCTCAAGGTCTCGCTCACCACCGACGGCGACTGGGTCGACGGAGAGTTCGTCGCCACCTTCATGAACGGCAACGGGCTGCCCACCCTCGACGAGCAGCGGCGCGGCCTCGACCTGGTGCGTGAGCTGTCCTCGTCCGACTTCCCGCAGACCGGCGCGCGGTTCGACGACGACGGCACCATCGCACCGCCGTCGGACTGA
- a CDS encoding adenylate/guanylate cyclase domain-containing protein, with the protein MTCPVCGTVAVPGARFCHNCGAALPAAAALPAAERRVVTVLFGDLSDFTSWSEDLDPERVGAVTDRVLAALAGAVKTFGGHVDKLTGDGIMAVFGAPVAHEDDAERAVRAALSMQRAVRRVLDDERGGGAPLGLRVGLNTGDVVAGIQAAIEYTVIGDTVNTAARLADAAAIGAVYAGASTASATRHVAAWRQLRPLRLKGKRAPVEAYELLGPHDAPGTRSGIGDQAPFVGREAEVGRLAGRLTEVIDHGEPRVLVLTAEAGIGKSRFAAEVERYAAGYDVGTGRYAAPTGARVLSVRCVAFGERRRLAPLADLVRIAVGLPRDTATAVTTPVVEERLRRLHQRLARLHPDPPTISVDLLLTLLGYAEPPAAHPSSGPADLTADAPVLDAEAIPGAVADLLSALARETPLLIVVDDLHDATADTVDALGETLSRITGPVLVLLLGRPELVRTAGALTRVADAEVHTLPPLRGADAARLLASYLDGGRLPQADVDRLLATAQGNPFYLSELVTLLIERGALTRTGSVPATGGISAGGPAPTRRSAPAGGSTVTIGSTVIGGFALAGGSGQADGEDVSWRLAPGSLGSRLLSRDLAAVLAARIDALPADARSVLRDAAVVGDDVPDGTLEALRERRDGRPAAVVAVELDRAVEELLQRRMLRRTRTGFSFPTPLMREAAYAGIGKADLAERHACLARWAAASIDAGQPGRAGPVTVGTLPVGPVTVGPVTVGTLPVGPVTVGPVTVGTLPVGPADVSSAAGTGTAGGMGPALRDAFIAEHAERAVRLAEAVGLRPDSSAHTVAGIGILALGRAARRAIASGEPELAVECAQRATALGGDAVPKVDQLVFARALLQTGRPADALADAEKILANAGDDSRARSGALLVAGRAHRALGDADRALAVWREALRIATEAGLPAERAEAMRRLGMADFLAGRLGQASSRFAAAYQVNLEAGDRRGQAWSLQSLAWVTTTRGDFAGADAVLSRAARLFAELDDPVGRAWLRGTTAFARLLSGRLAQARRLAQVFLPFGERVGEVWAVGTLRAVEAFAAAELGDLGEADQSARRAYRDFDSAADDWGRGFALLARGVVARGLGEPEHAADLLSDALAHGERIGHPLLIGMAGTLRGFVALERDDVAAAEQDARAVLSSVEPHNPLAAVQVGPRVLLASARLAAGDPGIAVGLLAPIAAAAGSHSLLFSRRQALARYASALLADGQPTQALHWARRALDEPAEDVRSTVVGFGVLATALAANDEDVAARQAADQAVALAYGTEQVSERTTAERIRSVIARSVGDRGPAGGAEPAGPEDAGVVGSSLA; encoded by the coding sequence GTGACCTGCCCGGTCTGCGGAACCGTCGCGGTGCCCGGCGCACGGTTCTGCCACAACTGCGGCGCGGCGCTGCCGGCGGCGGCCGCGCTGCCGGCAGCCGAGCGCCGGGTAGTCACCGTACTATTTGGTGATTTGTCGGATTTTACGTCTTGGTCGGAGGATCTCGACCCGGAGCGGGTCGGTGCCGTCACCGACCGGGTCCTCGCCGCCCTCGCCGGAGCGGTCAAGACCTTCGGCGGGCACGTCGACAAGCTCACCGGCGACGGGATCATGGCAGTCTTCGGCGCTCCGGTCGCCCACGAGGACGACGCCGAGCGGGCCGTGCGGGCGGCGCTGAGCATGCAACGCGCCGTCCGACGGGTACTCGACGACGAACGCGGCGGCGGCGCCCCGCTCGGCCTGCGGGTCGGCCTGAACACCGGGGACGTCGTCGCCGGGATCCAGGCCGCCATCGAATACACCGTCATCGGGGACACGGTGAACACCGCCGCCCGGCTCGCCGACGCCGCCGCGATCGGGGCCGTGTACGCCGGAGCCAGCACCGCCTCCGCCACCCGGCACGTCGCCGCCTGGCGGCAACTGCGCCCCCTGCGGCTCAAAGGCAAACGCGCCCCGGTCGAGGCGTACGAACTCCTCGGGCCGCACGACGCCCCCGGGACCCGGTCCGGGATCGGCGACCAGGCGCCGTTCGTCGGCCGCGAAGCGGAGGTGGGACGACTCGCCGGCCGGCTCACCGAGGTCATCGACCACGGCGAGCCCCGGGTGTTGGTGCTGACCGCGGAGGCCGGCATCGGCAAGTCCCGCTTCGCCGCCGAGGTGGAACGCTACGCGGCCGGGTACGACGTGGGCACCGGCCGGTACGCCGCACCCACCGGCGCCCGGGTGCTCTCGGTCCGGTGCGTGGCCTTCGGCGAACGTCGTCGTCTCGCCCCCCTGGCAGACCTGGTCCGTATCGCGGTCGGCCTGCCCCGGGACACCGCCACCGCCGTCACCACGCCGGTCGTCGAGGAACGGCTGCGTCGACTCCACCAGCGACTCGCCCGGCTGCACCCCGACCCTCCGACGATCTCCGTCGATCTGCTACTCACCCTCCTCGGCTACGCCGAGCCGCCAGCCGCGCATCCTTCGTCCGGCCCGGCGGATCTGACCGCCGACGCGCCGGTCCTCGACGCCGAGGCGATCCCCGGGGCGGTGGCCGACCTGCTCAGCGCCCTCGCTCGCGAGACACCACTGCTGATCGTGGTCGACGACCTGCACGACGCTACGGCGGACACCGTCGACGCGCTCGGCGAAACCCTGTCCCGGATCACCGGACCGGTCCTGGTGTTGCTGCTCGGGCGTCCGGAGCTGGTCCGTACGGCCGGCGCGCTGACCCGGGTCGCCGATGCCGAGGTGCACACGCTGCCACCGTTGCGGGGTGCCGACGCCGCCCGACTCCTCGCCTCCTATCTGGATGGTGGTCGGCTGCCCCAGGCGGACGTCGACCGGTTGTTGGCCACCGCGCAGGGAAATCCCTTCTACCTGTCGGAACTCGTCACCCTGCTGATCGAACGGGGCGCGCTGACCCGCACCGGATCCGTGCCGGCGACAGGTGGCATCTCAGCTGGAGGACCCGCGCCGACCCGTCGGTCGGCACCGGCCGGTGGATCCACGGTGACCATCGGATCCACCGTCATCGGCGGGTTCGCGCTGGCCGGCGGCTCCGGCCAGGCAGACGGCGAGGACGTCAGCTGGCGTCTGGCGCCCGGTTCGCTCGGCAGCCGGCTGCTCTCCCGCGACCTCGCCGCCGTCCTGGCCGCCCGGATCGACGCCTTGCCCGCCGACGCGCGTTCCGTGCTGCGCGACGCCGCCGTGGTCGGCGACGACGTCCCCGACGGCACCCTCGAAGCGCTGCGGGAACGCCGCGACGGCCGGCCGGCCGCCGTGGTGGCGGTCGAACTGGACCGAGCCGTCGAGGAGCTGCTGCAACGGCGGATGCTGCGCCGGACGCGGACCGGCTTCTCCTTCCCGACCCCGCTGATGCGCGAGGCCGCGTACGCCGGCATCGGCAAGGCCGACCTCGCCGAGCGGCACGCGTGCCTGGCCCGGTGGGCCGCCGCGAGCATCGACGCCGGCCAGCCCGGCCGTGCCGGTCCGGTCACCGTCGGCACCTTGCCGGTCGGCCCGGTGACGGTCGGTCCGGTGACGGTCGGCACCTTGCCGGTCGGCCCGGTGACGGTCGGTCCGGTGACGGTCGGCACCTTGCCGGTCGGTCCGGCCGACGTGTCCTCAGCAGCGGGTACGGGCACGGCGGGCGGGATGGGTCCGGCGTTGCGGGACGCCTTCATCGCCGAACATGCCGAGCGCGCGGTCCGGCTGGCCGAAGCGGTGGGGCTCCGTCCCGACTCGTCCGCCCACACCGTCGCCGGAATCGGGATCCTCGCCCTGGGCCGGGCCGCCCGCCGGGCGATCGCCTCCGGCGAACCCGAGCTCGCGGTGGAATGCGCCCAGCGGGCGACGGCGCTCGGCGGCGACGCGGTGCCCAAGGTCGACCAGCTGGTCTTCGCCCGGGCGCTGTTGCAGACCGGGCGACCCGCCGACGCGCTGGCCGACGCGGAGAAGATCCTCGCCAACGCGGGGGACGACAGCCGGGCCCGCTCGGGCGCGCTGCTGGTGGCGGGTCGCGCGCATCGCGCGCTCGGCGACGCCGACCGGGCGCTGGCGGTCTGGCGGGAGGCTCTTCGGATCGCGACCGAGGCGGGACTGCCGGCCGAACGGGCGGAGGCGATGCGGCGACTCGGCATGGCCGACTTCCTGGCCGGCCGGCTCGGGCAGGCGAGTAGCCGCTTCGCCGCCGCGTACCAGGTCAATCTGGAGGCCGGCGACCGTCGCGGCCAGGCGTGGTCGCTGCAGAGCCTGGCCTGGGTGACCACGACACGCGGGGACTTCGCCGGCGCCGACGCGGTACTCAGCCGCGCGGCGCGGCTCTTCGCCGAACTCGACGACCCGGTGGGCCGGGCGTGGTTGCGAGGCACCACCGCCTTCGCCCGGCTGCTCTCCGGCAGGTTGGCGCAGGCCCGCCGGTTGGCCCAGGTCTTCCTGCCGTTCGGCGAGCGGGTGGGGGAGGTCTGGGCGGTGGGAACGTTGCGCGCGGTGGAGGCGTTCGCCGCCGCCGAACTCGGTGATCTGGGAGAGGCGGACCAGTCGGCGCGCCGGGCGTACCGGGATTTCGACAGCGCCGCCGACGACTGGGGACGGGGGTTCGCGCTGCTGGCCCGAGGGGTGGTGGCCCGAGGCCTGGGAGAGCCGGAACACGCGGCGGATCTGCTGTCCGACGCGCTGGCACACGGTGAACGGATCGGGCACCCGTTGCTGATCGGCATGGCCGGTACGCTGCGGGGATTCGTCGCGCTCGAACGCGACGACGTCGCGGCGGCCGAACAGGACGCGCGGGCGGTGCTCTCCTCGGTCGAACCGCACAACCCGCTGGCCGCAGTCCAGGTAGGACCGCGAGTTCTGCTGGCCTCGGCCCGGTTGGCCGCCGGCGATCCGGGGATCGCCGTGGGTCTGTTGGCGCCGATCGCCGCCGCCGCCGGCAGCCATTCGCTGCTGTTCTCCCGGCGTCAGGCCCTGGCCCGGTACGCGTCGGCGTTGCTGGCCGACGGGCAGCCGACCCAGGCGCTGCACTGGGCGAGGCGGGCGCTGGACGAGCCGGCCGAGGACGTTCGGAGCACGGTGGTCGGATTCGGCGTACTGGCCACCGCGTTGGCGGCGAACGACGAGGACGTGGCCGCCCGGCAGGCGGCCGATCAGGCGGTGGCCCTGGCGTACGGGACCGAGCAGGTCAGCGAACGGACGACCGCCGAGCGGATCAGGTCGGTGATCGCGCGATCGGTGGGTGATCGGGGGCCGGCCGGCGGGGCCGAACCTGCCGGACCCGAGGATGCCGGTGTGGTGGGCAGCTCGCTAGCCTGA
- a CDS encoding serine/threonine protein kinase encodes MPGLSDLSVFARGGYATVYRAVQESVGREVAVKVENRALDNERDQRRFMREARAAGRMSSHPHVVDLFDVGVTADLHPYLIMEMCDGSYADRMKTSPLDAFETRDIGVKIADALADAHHLGVLHRDVKPANILYSRFNEPALADFGLAVLVEARDASVTLEVLTPAYAPPESFDHRPPSPAADVYALCATLYAIMRGKPPRWDDDRNPSLMMLVELFDRPVPDLPGIHPALTDVLRRGMANDPQDRPTAVALRDMLAAVPLGQHWSPAAPHRPPFSIAPVSGGPSTGPPTWPPTGSPGPAWSATPTGDFRTPSRAAPVPSQPAGPPVPSQPAGPPVPSQPAAEWSGVPSAVHAVPPGAAMPPAGPGRPAGTAGPSGPWSAGHPPPAPDQPDARPGGLVDRPRLRRLLGGLGVLVLLAMTSLGTWMVATGAPRGPVQPPVASGSPGTPDPVQAGNTTDPGTGVLPGCQLPVLADLRCPDDLECFVGRFAPDRSAGITATACTGRHTWESFAIGDLPSDLTTADHSTVRADPAIQAVCNEQVFRTITLVLDTRDWEFEVLPPDAEALRDGDRTFRCLAGKGPGRLYGPTLAAR; translated from the coding sequence GTGCCGGGACTGTCAGATTTGTCAGTGTTCGCCCGAGGTGGTTATGCCACCGTCTACCGCGCGGTCCAGGAGTCGGTCGGCCGTGAGGTCGCCGTCAAGGTGGAAAATCGCGCGCTGGACAACGAGCGGGACCAGCGTCGCTTCATGCGCGAGGCGCGAGCCGCCGGACGGATGTCGTCGCACCCGCACGTGGTCGACCTGTTCGACGTCGGGGTGACCGCCGACCTTCACCCGTACCTCATCATGGAGATGTGCGACGGCTCCTACGCCGACCGGATGAAGACCTCGCCGCTGGACGCGTTCGAAACCCGCGACATCGGAGTCAAGATCGCCGATGCCTTGGCTGACGCACACCACCTCGGCGTACTGCACCGCGACGTCAAACCCGCCAACATCCTGTACTCCCGGTTCAACGAGCCGGCCCTGGCCGACTTCGGCCTCGCCGTACTGGTGGAGGCGCGCGACGCCTCGGTCACCCTCGAGGTGCTCACCCCCGCGTACGCCCCGCCCGAGTCCTTCGACCACCGGCCGCCCTCCCCGGCCGCCGACGTGTACGCCCTCTGCGCCACCCTGTACGCCATCATGCGGGGCAAACCGCCGAGGTGGGACGACGATCGCAATCCCAGCCTGATGATGCTGGTCGAGCTTTTCGATCGGCCGGTACCGGACCTGCCCGGCATCCATCCCGCGCTGACCGACGTACTGCGCCGGGGGATGGCCAACGATCCGCAGGACCGGCCCACGGCCGTGGCCCTGCGCGACATGCTGGCTGCTGTGCCGCTCGGCCAGCACTGGAGCCCTGCCGCTCCGCACCGGCCACCCTTCTCGATCGCGCCGGTGTCCGGCGGGCCGTCCACCGGGCCGCCGACCTGGCCGCCGACCGGGTCGCCGGGCCCGGCCTGGTCGGCGACTCCCACGGGAGACTTCCGCACCCCGTCACGGGCCGCGCCGGTCCCGTCCCAGCCGGCCGGACCGCCGGTCCCGTCCCAGCCGGCCGGACCGCCGGTCCCGTCCCAGCCGGCCGCGGAATGGTCCGGGGTGCCCTCCGCTGTCCACGCCGTGCCGCCCGGCGCGGCGATGCCGCCGGCCGGGCCGGGCCGGCCAGCCGGCACAGCGGGACCATCCGGACCGTGGAGCGCCGGGCATCCACCGCCGGCTCCCGACCAGCCCGATGCCCGGCCGGGCGGGCTCGTGGACCGACCACGGCTGCGTCGCCTGCTCGGTGGGCTCGGGGTGCTGGTGCTGCTGGCGATGACGAGTCTGGGGACCTGGATGGTGGCCACCGGTGCACCCCGAGGTCCGGTCCAGCCTCCGGTCGCCTCGGGATCGCCGGGCACCCCGGATCCGGTGCAGGCCGGCAACACCACCGACCCTGGTACGGGCGTACTGCCCGGCTGCCAGCTGCCCGTACTGGCGGACCTACGGTGCCCCGACGACCTGGAGTGTTTCGTGGGGCGGTTCGCGCCGGACCGGTCGGCCGGCATCACTGCCACCGCCTGCACCGGCCGGCACACCTGGGAGTCCTTCGCGATCGGGGACCTGCCGTCGGATCTGACCACGGCGGACCATTCGACCGTGCGCGCGGATCCGGCGATCCAAGCCGTCTGCAACGAACAGGTGTTCCGTACGATCACGCTGGTACTGGACACCCGGGACTGGGAGTTCGAGGTGCTGCCGCCCGACGCCGAGGCGTTGCGGGACGGAGACCGGACCTTCCGCTGCCTGGCCGGCAAAGGACCCGGCCGGCTGTACGGACCCACGCTCGCCGCGCGGTGA
- a CDS encoding MBL fold metallo-hydrolase: MTAHVTAPATAPADQLPGWATLVRAPNPGPMTLDGTNTWVLRASGERHGVLVDPGPLDDGHLDRLAEHGPYSLILVTHGHEDHVEAAPAAADRFGAQVRGLVETYQRWPDPVGDGTVLRAGGLEITVLATAGHTSDSACLLVGGPDGQRAVLTGDTILGRGTTVVAWPDGDLGDYLASLERLTAYDGLVALPGHGPALTDCAAAARFYLEHRRARLDQVRQVVARGVTDPAEVVAVVYADVDRSLWPAAQWSVRAQLAYLDQRESSGGVSGLDQR, encoded by the coding sequence GGCCCCGGCCGACCAGTTGCCGGGCTGGGCGACCCTGGTGCGGGCCCCCAACCCCGGGCCGATGACGCTCGACGGCACCAACACCTGGGTGTTGCGGGCCTCCGGCGAACGCCACGGCGTGCTGGTCGATCCGGGCCCCCTGGACGATGGGCACCTCGACCGGCTCGCCGAGCACGGGCCGTACTCGTTGATCCTGGTCACCCACGGTCACGAGGATCACGTCGAGGCGGCACCGGCCGCCGCCGACCGGTTCGGCGCGCAGGTACGCGGCCTGGTCGAGACGTACCAGCGGTGGCCCGACCCGGTCGGCGACGGTACGGTGCTGCGCGCCGGCGGGTTGGAGATCACCGTCCTGGCGACCGCCGGTCACACCAGCGATTCGGCCTGTCTCCTGGTCGGCGGACCCGACGGGCAGCGGGCCGTGCTGACCGGCGACACCATCCTGGGTCGGGGCACCACCGTCGTGGCCTGGCCCGACGGTGACCTCGGGGACTACCTGGCCAGCCTGGAGCGGCTGACGGCGTACGACGGACTGGTCGCGCTGCCGGGGCACGGCCCGGCGCTGACCGACTGCGCAGCCGCTGCCCGTTTTTACCTGGAGCACCGCCGGGCCCGGCTCGATCAGGTCCGACAGGTGGTGGCGCGCGGGGTGACGGATCCGGCCGAGGTGGTGGCCGTCGTCTACGCCGATGTCGACCGGTCGCTGTGGCCGGCGGCGCAGTGGTCGGTCCGCGCCCAGCTGGCCTACCTCGATCAGCGGGAATCGTCGGGGGGCGTCAGCGGGTTGGACCAGCGGTGA
- a CDS encoding Crp/Fnr family transcriptional regulator, translated as MDEVLARSGIFQGVDPEAAEALAKEMETIEARKGEIVFNEGEPGDSLYIVLTGKIKVGRRAADGRQNLIAVMGPSDMVGELSLFDPGPRTATATAVTDTRLARLRKQALRPWLNNRPEIAEQLLRVLARRLRRTNDALADLIFTDVPGRVAKNLLQMAGRFGTRDGGVLRVTHDLTQEEIAQLVGASRETVNKALADFASRGWLRLDGKSIIILDPERLARRARV; from the coding sequence ATGGACGAGGTGCTGGCTCGTAGCGGGATCTTCCAGGGCGTGGACCCGGAGGCCGCCGAGGCGCTCGCCAAGGAGATGGAGACGATCGAGGCCCGTAAAGGCGAGATCGTCTTCAACGAAGGCGAACCCGGTGACAGTCTGTACATCGTACTGACCGGGAAGATCAAGGTCGGTCGACGGGCCGCGGACGGCAGGCAGAACCTGATCGCCGTCATGGGTCCTTCCGACATGGTCGGTGAGCTCTCGCTGTTCGACCCGGGACCGCGTACCGCCACCGCGACCGCGGTGACCGACACCCGGCTGGCCCGGCTTCGCAAGCAGGCGCTGCGACCGTGGCTCAACAACCGGCCGGAGATCGCCGAGCAGCTGCTGCGGGTGTTGGCCCGTCGGCTGCGGCGGACCAACGACGCGCTGGCCGACCTGATATTCACCGACGTACCCGGCCGAGTCGCCAAGAACCTGCTGCAGATGGCGGGTCGGTTCGGCACCCGCGACGGCGGGGTGCTGCGGGTGACGCACGACCTGACCCAGGAGGAGATCGCCCAGTTGGTGGGTGCTTCCCGGGAGACGGTCAACAAGGCGCTGGCGGATTTCGCGTCCCGAGGCTGGCTTCGGCTGGACGGCAAGAGCATCATCATCCTCGATCCGGAGCGGCTGGCCCGCCGGGCCCGGGTCTGA
- a CDS encoding adenosylcobinamide amidohydrolase: MVLPVACWSLADPLLAISSAPLGGGIGLRWWVLNATVPMSYRRDDPDRHLTDLADLIDLRGPGVGLLTGVDVTRTVTRTEAGVSVSATVGLGAPILAAAPAGPAAPRSSIRPGTINIVASMPVRLGEAALVNAVATITEAKVQAIADLGLRATGTATDAVVLLCPAHGPEQRYGGPRSAWGARLARAVHRAVRDGGTNPGNAGAADPDGADSTTRR, translated from the coding sequence TTGGTGTTGCCGGTCGCCTGTTGGTCGCTGGCCGATCCGCTACTGGCGATCAGTTCCGCACCGCTCGGCGGGGGTATCGGGCTGCGCTGGTGGGTGCTCAACGCGACAGTGCCCATGTCGTACCGGCGAGACGACCCCGACCGGCACCTCACCGACCTGGCCGATCTGATCGACCTGCGCGGACCCGGGGTCGGGCTGTTGACCGGCGTCGACGTGACGCGGACCGTCACCCGTACCGAGGCCGGGGTGAGCGTCTCGGCCACGGTCGGACTCGGCGCCCCGATCCTGGCCGCCGCGCCGGCCGGACCGGCGGCACCCCGGTCGTCGATCCGACCCGGCACGATCAACATCGTGGCGAGCATGCCGGTCCGTCTCGGCGAGGCCGCTCTGGTCAACGCGGTGGCCACGATCACCGAGGCGAAGGTGCAGGCGATCGCCGACCTCGGCCTGCGGGCGACCGGTACGGCCACCGACGCGGTGGTCCTGCTGTGCCCGGCACACGGGCCGGAGCAGCGGTACGGCGGACCCCGGTCGGCGTGGGGGGCGCGGCTGGCCCGAGCGGTCCACCGGGCCGTACGCGACGGGGGCACGAACCCAGGGAACGCCGGTGCGGCAGACCCCGATGGGGCCGACAGCACGACACGTCGCTAG
- a CDS encoding transporter substrate-binding domain-containing protein — protein MSYTERGVRKGFDVEVGRYIASSLGFEGEQRIEWVTLITEERITALRQGRVDIVIASFSITDERARDVSFAGPYLVTTPEVLIAAEYADQIQTIPDLRKEEIKVCAAGGSTTERLLTERAIPFEEAAGPPDCRDGILAGRYHAMVSDETILAGFKSQYPDQLQIVDMPFGVDESLGIGVPLEDEHLRNLVSYFLDKSYRQSQDGRTTAWETAYTNNLGPWLGPAEQPPPLDVPDLVDHDDKVAR, from the coding sequence ATGTCATACACCGAGCGGGGCGTACGCAAGGGCTTCGACGTCGAGGTGGGCCGCTACATCGCCAGCTCACTCGGCTTCGAAGGTGAGCAGCGTATCGAGTGGGTGACGCTGATCACCGAGGAGCGCATCACCGCGTTGCGGCAGGGCCGGGTGGACATCGTGATCGCCAGCTTCTCGATCACCGACGAGCGGGCCAGGGACGTCAGTTTCGCCGGTCCGTACCTGGTGACGACCCCCGAGGTGCTGATCGCGGCGGAGTACGCCGACCAGATTCAGACCATTCCCGACCTGCGCAAAGAGGAGATCAAGGTCTGCGCCGCCGGTGGTTCGACGACCGAGCGGTTGTTGACCGAGCGGGCGATCCCGTTCGAGGAGGCGGCCGGGCCGCCCGACTGTCGCGACGGCATCCTCGCTGGCAGATACCACGCGATGGTCTCCGACGAGACGATTCTGGCCGGGTTCAAGTCGCAGTATCCAGATCAGCTGCAGATCGTGGACATGCCGTTCGGAGTCGACGAGTCGCTCGGGATCGGCGTGCCGTTGGAGGACGAACACCTGCGCAACCTCGTGAGCTACTTTCTCGACAAGAGCTACCGGCAGAGCCAGGACGGTCGGACCACGGCCTGGGAGACGGCGTACACCAACAACCTCGGTCCCTGGCTGGGGCCGGCCGAGCAGCCGCCGCCGCTCGACGTTCCCGATCTCGTCGATCACGATGACAAAGTCGCCCGTTGA